Sequence from the Streptomyces sp. R33 genome:
CGCATCGGTGGCCATGGCCGCCGTACTCGTCGTCGCGACCCCCGCGTCGGCCGCCCCGGCCGACAAGCCGCAGGTCCTCGGTACGTGGACGCAGACCAGCGCCACCAGCTACAACGCCTGGGCCGCGGCGCGCGGCAACCAGGGCCAGTGGACGGCGTACGGCTTCGACTGGTCGACGGACTACTGCACGACCTCGCCCGACAACCCGTTCGGGTTCCCCTTCCAGATGTCGTGCGCCCGCCACGACTTCGGCTACCGCAACTACAAGGCCGCAGGTGCATTTCCGGCCAACAAGTCCCGCCTGGACGATGCCCTCTACGCGGACCTGAAGCGGGTCTGCTCGGCGTACTCGGGTGTGAAGAAGGGATCCTGCGACAGCACCGCGTGGACCTACTACCAGGCCGTCAAGGCCTTCGGCGTGTCCCCGCAGGACGTACCGCAGGACGTGCCCGCCGCCTGAGCCGTCCCGTGATCGACCCGGCTCTCCCTTGATCTCCGGTCCCGCCCGCACCCCCGTCGGGCGGGACCGGCCGAGGAAGTCACCACCGTGATCGTCATCGTCGAACACGGCCCCACCAAAGCGGTGTTCCCCACCCGACGGAACCGCGCACGCCGGACTGCGTCCAGGGCCGCTACGGCTGACCCACCCGCGCAACCCGCAGGTCGACGACGTAGTGCTCTCGAACCGTCCCCTCCGGGAACAGCCGGAACAGATGCTCCCTCTCCCCGCCCAGGAACTCATCGGTCCCGGGCCGTCCGATCAGAAAGAGGGAATGTGTCCCCAGCTTGGCGAGGTGGACATCGATGGGGACCCGGCGGGACCAGCGCAGCATCCGGGTGGTGAACTCCAAGCCGCCCTGTGACCGCGGACGTTCGTTGATGTACCAACCGGGACCGAAGCTCTCTTCGATCCGCGCCTGCTGGTCGGCGATCCACCCGACGCCGACGTCCGGGTCGTTCGACCAGACGGCCAGCGCCCCGCCGGGCCGCAGCACGCGCAGGGCTTCGGGCCCGGACCGGGCCGGGTCGGTCCAGTGCCAGGACTGTGCGTACGTAAGGAGGTCCAGGGACCCGGACACGAACGGCAGCCGATCCCCATCCCCCCGTACGAGCGGAATGTGCGGGTGACGTCGCCGAAACTCCGCGGCCATCCCCGCCCCCGGCTCGACGCCGACCACCCGAGCCCCGCGGCCGTACAACACCTCAGTCGCGATCCCGGTCCCAGCCCCGACATCGGCAACCCGCGCCCCGCCCAGCGCAACCCCGGAAAGCTCCTCCAGGGCATCGAACAGCCCGTCCGGATACGAGGGCCGGTGATCCCCGTACCGCCGGGCAGCCACCCCGAACGACCGCGCCCGCTCCACAGATCCGTCCGCCATCCGCCCACCCTCCCGCACCACCGCCCTCCCGCACCAGGGCGCACTGCAGCCATGGCCGGTCCCGTCTACTTCCGCAAGGTCTCCGAGGACCCGGGGACGGTCCGCTGCGCCTTCGGCCCCGACCCGGAAGGCATGCCCCGCACCCTGACGATGCACAAGGCCCCCGCACCTCGGCAGTGGACGACGACCGCCCCGACCACCTCGCCCTGAAGGCCTCTGAGTCAGGTGGCGTCCGAGCCAGTCTTCCGCACCCACGCCGCGGGAGGGGGCGGACCCCGCGCGGCGTTCGAAACCAT
This genomic interval carries:
- a CDS encoding phospholipase — encoded protein: MRRRPAPLLASVAMAAVLVVATPASAAPADKPQVLGTWTQTSATSYNAWAAARGNQGQWTAYGFDWSTDYCTTSPDNPFGFPFQMSCARHDFGYRNYKAAGAFPANKSRLDDALYADLKRVCSAYSGVKKGSCDSTAWTYYQAVKAFGVSPQDVPQDVPAA
- a CDS encoding class I SAM-dependent methyltransferase, producing the protein MADGSVERARSFGVAARRYGDHRPSYPDGLFDALEELSGVALGGARVADVGAGTGIATEVLYGRGARVVGVEPGAGMAAEFRRRHPHIPLVRGDGDRLPFVSGSLDLLTYAQSWHWTDPARSGPEALRVLRPGGALAVWSNDPDVGVGWIADQQARIEESFGPGWYINERPRSQGGLEFTTRMLRWSRRVPIDVHLAKLGTHSLFLIGRPGTDEFLGGEREHLFRLFPEGTVREHYVVDLRVARVGQP